In Mammaliicoccus sp. Marseille-Q6498, the genomic stretch TTTAATGAACAGTATAAAGAACAATTAACCATTTTCAAAGACAAGATTTTAAATGACGATACGTTTATGGAAAAATTCGGTGATTTGGGTAATGTGTATGGTAAGCAATGGAGAGATTGGAAGGATATTAATGGACAACGTTTTGATCAACTTCAAACGTTAATTGATAATATTAAGACTAATCCTAATTCTAGAAGACATATTATTTCAGCTTGGAATCCAACTGAAATAGATACGATGGCTTTACCGCCTTGTCATACTTTATTCCAGTTTTACGTTAAAGATGGTAAATTAAGTTGCCAATTGTATCAAAGAAGTGCTGATATCTTCTTAGGTGTGCCTTTTAATATTGCAAGCTATAGTTTATTGACGCATTTAATCGCTAAAGAGTGTAACCTTGAAGTAGGAGAATTTGTTCATACATTTGGCGATGCACATATTTATAAAAATCACATCGACGCGATTGAAGAACAATTGTCTAGAGATAGTTTTGCTGCGCCAAGACTAGAGATTAATACTGATAAATCACTTTTCGATATAGATTATGAAGATTTAGAAATAAAAGATTATCAATCACACCCAAGTATTAAAGCACCAATTGCTGTTTAAAAGGAGAACTAAAATGAAATCGATTATTGTATGTCACGATCAAAATAGAGTTATAGGTTTAAATAATAAGATGCCTTGGCATTTACCTAATGACTTAAAAAGGTTAAAAGCCTTAACAACGGGGAATACGATTGTTATGGGTAGAAAAACATTCGACTCACTTGGAAAACCACTTCCTAATAGACGAAATGTCGTTTTAACATCTAACAAATCTTTTCAACATGATGGCGTAGATGTTATTCATTCTCTTGAAGAAATCGATCAATTAGATGGTCATATTTTCATTTTCGGTGGGCAAGGTCTATACGAACAAATGATGGATCGTGTAGACGATATGTATGTAACCGTAATTGAAGATAAGTTTCAAGGGGATGCGTTTTTCCCTCCGTATAATTTTAATGAGTGGTCCGTTATTTCATCTGAAGCAGGCGAACTAGATGAAAAAAACAAATTACCTCATACTTTTATGCATTTAGAAAGGAAATAGAATTATGTTAAGAATGGCGAGAACAGTTGGTTATATTATAGGTTATGCGGCATTAGTTTCTACTCAATTATCAAAAGTAAAAGAAAAGAAATATCAAATAGATGATGTAAGAAAACAAGACGAAATGATACATTTATACGCTAAAAGATGGGCAAAAACGATCTTAAAATCTGCGGGTGTTAAAGTTCATTTAACTGGAAATACTAAATCATTTGACGAACCCGTACTGTATGTATCTAACCATGAAGGTAATTTTGATATACCAGTACTGATATATCATTTACCTCAACCATTCGGTTTCATTTCAAAAAAAGAAGTCGAAAAGATTCCATTTTTAAAGCCTTGGATGGAAGAAATGAATTGCATTTATTTAGATCGTTCTAATAGACGTGCAAGTTTACAAATGATAAAAGATGGTATTAATAAATTAAAAGAACAACATTCATTGTTAATTTTCCCTCAAGGCAGCAGAAGTAAAGGGAAAGAGATGAAAGAATTTAAAGCAGGATCATTGAAATTAGCTAAGTCTGCCAAAGTTAAAATTGTTCCAATCGCAATTTATGGTACATCAAACATTATGGAAGCGTATCAATCTAAAAGAATGCTTCCAGGAGACGTATATGTTCATATACTTGATCCTATAGAACCTACTATTTTCGAAAATAAAACAATGCAAGAAGTCAGTCACTTCGTACAAGAGAAAATTAGTAACAAAGTGCAATTGTTAAAGGAGAATGAGCATGACAAAAATTAAATTAGTTGTCGATTCAACTACAGATTTATCACAAGAGTATTTAAATGAACATGAAGTCACAGTCGTACCATTAAATATCGTTATAGATGGCGTAACGTATGAAGATCAAGTGGATATATCTTCTTCAGAATTCCTTGAAAAAATGAGAGAATCCAAAAATTTACCTAAAACAAGTCAACCAGCTATCGGCAAGATTGTCGAAGCATATGACGAACTTGGTAAAGATGGTTCTGAAGTCATTAGTATTCATATGACATCAGGATTATCCGGTACATTTAGCGCAGCACAACAAGCGGCTAATATGACTGATACAAAAGTAACCGTAATTGATAGTCAATTTATTTCATTAGCTTATGGCTTCCAAATAGAAGAAATCGTAGACATGATCAGTAAAGGGTTTACAACGGAAGAAATTGTGAAAGAACAAGAAAAGATTAAATCTAACTTAAGATTGTTTGTTGTAATCGGTAGTATTGAAAACCTTGTTAAAGGTGGAAGAATTGGTAAAGCTAAAGGATTGTTAGGCTCTTTAATGCACATTAAACCAATTGGCGAAGTAATTAACGGCAAAATCGAAATGTTGCATAACGCGCGTACGCAAAATGCTATTATTAAATTCTTAATGAAAGAATTAGATGCATTTTTAGAAACGAAAGAGATCATTAAAATTGGTATTGCAGACGCAAATGCAGAACAATTAATGAATAAATTAATGAGCACAATTAAAGATAAAAAGAACATTCAAAATTTCCATACAACAGTTACAACACCAGTCGTTACAACGCATACTGGTGAAGGTGCTATAGGTGTATTTTTCTATGGAAAGTAAAGAGTGGATGAATCATCGCTATTGGTTTTATGCCTTTATATTACTTATTATTCTTATTCTAGTAGCGATTATTTATGTTTTTACATCAATATCTGATAGCTCATCTCATCATAATATTCATGATAGTCAAACGAACAAAGATTTTACTATCTCAATGAAAAATGATGAACTCCAATCTTTAATGAATGCATCTTTAGATGAATACAATGTTAAAACGAAAATTACTAAAAAGACGTTAACTTTTGATACAACAACGGAAATACTTGGTAAGGATATTGATGTTTCTTTAAAAACTAAACCAATTAAAGAAAATCGAAACACGATAAAATTTGATATAAAATCTATAAATATCGGTAAACTCAATATTTCAAATCCATTTATTCTATCTCAAATTAAAAAATTTAGCGACTTACCTCAATATATTGATATCAGTCCTAAAGATGAATCTATTTATTTATCTCTAGATAAATTAGACATTGATAATGTTAAATCTGTTCAAATTCAAAAGTTAGATATTTCATCGGAAAAATGGTATTTTGATATTAAGTTAAAGTAAAATCAACAAGGGAGGTACAACTATGGCATATGCAACTTTAGCAGGTGGATGTTTTTGGTGTTTAGTGAAACCATTTAATGAATATCCGGGAATAATTAAAGTCACTTCTGGCTACAGTGGAGGACATGTCGAAAATCCTACTTATGAAGAAGTTTGTACTAACCAAACAGGTCATGTAGAAGCTGTTCAAATAGAATTTGACGAAGAAGAAACTGATTTTGACGCAATTTTAGATATATATTTCAAAACTTTCGATCCAACTGATAACAAAGGTCAATTCTTTGATAGAGGCGAGAGTTACGAGCCTGTTATTTTTTATCATGATGATCGACAAAGAGAAATAGCTTTAAATAAAATTAACCAATTAAATGAACAGGAAATTTTTGATAAACCTGTTATTACGCCAGTAAAACCATATAAGAACTTTTATCCTGCAGAAGAACATCATCAAGATTATTATTTAAAAAATCCTGCACATTATCAAGGATATCAACAAGGTTCAGGACGTAAGTCATTTATAGAAAAGCACTGGGGGAATTAATATGCTTAAAAAAAATAAAGACGAATTAAACGAAATGGAATTTTTAGTTACACAACAAAATGGAACAGAACCACCTTTCCAAAATGAATATTGGAATCATTTTGATAAAGGTATCTATGTAGATAAATTATCAGGTAAACCACTTTTTACTTCAGAAGAGAAATTTGAATCTGACTGTGGTTGGCCAAGTTTTTCAAAAGCTTTAAACGACGATGAAATAATAGAGCTTGTTGATAAAACTCATGGTATGATAAGAACTGAAGTACGTTCTGAAGATTCAGATAGCCATTTAGGACATATATTCAACGACGGTCCTAAAGAGACAGGTGGCTTAAGATATTGTATTAATTCAGCCGCTGTTCAATTTATACCTTATGAAAAATTAGAAGAATTAGGATACGGAGATTTAGTTCATCACTTTAATTAAACAGAGGAGACGATTATTATGTTTAAAAAATTATTTGGCGGAAATAAAGCGAAAGATACAAATGTAGAAGTATATGCACCAATTTCTGGGGAATATGTAGCAATTGAAGATATTCCAGATCCAGTATTTGCTCAAAAAATGATGGGTGAAGGCTTCGGTATCAAACCAACTGAAGGATTAGTTGTTGCACCATTTGATGGTGAAATCGTAAATGTATTTAAACCTTCAAATCACGCTATCGGTATTAAAGCTGCAAATGGTTTAGAAGTTTTAATTCACGTTGGATTAGAGACAGTTCAACTAGGCGGAGAAGGTTTTGAAGCACTTGTAAATACAGGTGATGTAGTATCTAAAGGCGACGAACTATTAAAATTCGACATCGAAAAAATTGATTCAAAAGTAAAATCAATTATTAGCCCAGTTATCATTACAAATACAGATGATGCTGAAGACGTTAATATTGAAGCTTTAGAAACACTTGTTAAAGGTGAAACTAAAGCTATTGATGTGAAAATGAAATAAATGAAACAGTATTCATTTTATCAATACGCATTAACAAAACGTAATGAAAATAGCGAAATCGGGAAATTAGCTGATTCAATTTTTAGTGATTTATCTTTCCCAAAATTCACAAATGATTATCATACACTCTCAGATTATTTAGAAACCGAAGCAATGTATACACAATCGATGAGTATATTTGATGAATTATTCGATTCTTATGAAGAATGGTTAAAGTTTTAATCGTCTACACTTTCGTGCTTTTAATATAAAGTGTAGGACTGTCAACAATGTCACTTATAGTGAATATACGTTGGCAGTCTTTTTTATGTACACATTTACTATTAGCACCAAAGTGTTTTTATTTGAACACATTAACTGTTAAAATAAATTATATTTGACAAGAAAGTTGTGAGTAAATGAGCCTATTTAAAAATAAGAAATCTAGACAAATAACAATGCCGCTTTATAAATTGCTGTTAATATTATTTGTTACTGTATTATTAACTTCAGTTGTGACATTTGCCTCATATAAATTCGGTTTATATTTTGGTAATGATCAGCAAAAAAGTTTAAACAAAATTGAAGAAGCATATAAACAAATTAACAATGATTATTACAAAGACGTTGATGACGACAAATTAACTCAAGGTGCCATCGATGGAATGGTTAAATCATTGGACGATCCTTATAGTGAATACATATCTTCAAAAGACACAACTACATATAACGAAGAAATTTCAGGTGATTTTGTAGGCATCGGTGCAGAAATGGAAGTCCATAATGGTTACGTTCGTATTACAAGTCCTATGAAAGATTCACCGGCTGAAAAAGCAGGAATCAAACCTTTAGATGTTGTGACTAAAGTAAACAACAAATCCATTAAGAATAAATCTCTCAATGAGATTGTAAGTAAAGTTCGAGGTAAAAAAGGCACAACCGTTACTTTAACAATTCAAAGAGAAGGTAAAGAACCTTTTGATGTTAAAATAAAACGTGACAAAATTCATGTTAAAAGCGTCTTTTATACTAAAAAGAAAGACACTGCAGTAATTGAAATTTCTAAGTTCCAAAATAAAACGACGAAAGAACTTAAAGATGCAATCAAACAAGCTCAAAAAGACAAAGTGAAACATGTCGTACTGGATTTAAGAAATAATCCTGGTGGCTTATTAGATGAGGTCGTAACGAGTGTAAATCTATTTGTCGCTAAAGATAAACCGGTCATTTATTTAGAAACGAAAGGTGATAAACCTCAAGCAGTTAATACGGAAAACGACAAAATGTCAGGAATTGACGATATGAAATATTCTGTATTAGTGAATAAAGGCTCTGCTAGTGCAGCAGAAATTTTCGCTGGTGCTTTACAAGATTATAAAATAGCCGACGTATTAGGTACGACTACTTTTGGTAAAGGAATTGGACAAGTTCATAAAGAATTTAAAGACAGTTCAATACTTAAATATACGAACATGAGATGGTTAACACCAAATAAATCATACATTCATAAAAAAGGTATTAAACCAGATAAAGAAATAAACGCACCTAAATATGAAGGAATAGAAGTCATAGATCCAAGTAAAACATACCAATTAGGTAATAAATCTAAAGAAGTTAAATCAATTAAGATTGGTTTAAGTGCCTTAGGGTATAATAGTAGCAATGAAAACGAAACATTTGATAAAGATTTAGAAGACAATGTTAAAGCATTCCAATCAGACAACAAATTAGAAGCTAACGGTATTTTCACAGATAATACTACGAAGAAATTCATCAATTTATTACGCAAAAAGATTCAAAAAGAAGATACACAATTAGATGAAACGATTAAATATATTCATAAGTAATAGGAGGTAAGTATATATGCGAAAAGCAACACGAACAGACATAAAATATATAAACAATCTTACTGACATGGCAAAAACTATTATGAAAAATGATCAAAACCCTCAATGGGATGATCAATATCCTACAGAAAAAGATTTTTACAACGACATTGATAATGGTCATTTATATCTATATGAAATAGATGACCAAGTTGTAGGATATGTTTGTATTAATCAAGAACAAGCAAATTGGTATAATCAATTCGATTGGCCAGTTTCTAGGCACAACGCTTTTGTTATCCATCGTATGGCGACTGATCCAAGTTATAAAGGCGTTGCACAAATATTGATGCAATTTGCCATTGATCAAGCGAAAGAAGCAGAAGCACACATTATATTAACAGATACATTTTCACTTAATAAACGTGCACAAAATTTATTTAAAAAGTTTGATTTTCAATGGATAGGTGAATATGAAACAGACGAATTTCCATTCAATAAAAATGCACCATTTTATGCTTATTACAAATTAATAGATTATAAGGAGAATAAATAATGAAAAAAATAGCTTTCACCGGTGGGGGTACTATCGGACATGTAGCTGTAAACTTAGCACTTATTCCTGAAGCAAAAAAACGCAATATCGAAACGATTTATATCGGATCAAAAAACGGTATCGAAAGAGAAATGATTACTGAATCTGCAAAAGATACAAAGTATATTTCTATTTCAAGTGGTAAATTACGTAGGTACTTATCATTCGAAAATTTAAAAGATATTTTCAAAGTACTTAAAGGGGTATTAGATGCGCGTAAAGCGTTGAAAAAAGAAAAACCAGATTTAGTATTTTCAAAAGGCGGTTTCGTAAGTGTACCAGTCATCATCGCAGCAAAATCTTTAAAAATACCAACAATCATTCATGAGTCAGATGTTACACCAGGCCTTGCAAATAAAATTGCGATGAAATTCGCACATAAAATGTATACGACTTTTGAAGAAACTTTAAAATACGTACCAAACGAAAAATCAGATTATATTGGTGCAATCATTCGTGAAGATTTATTAGCTGGATCTCGTGAAGAGGGTTATAAATTAACAGGTTTCAACTCTGAACTTCCAGTATTATTAGTAATGGGTGGTAGCCTTGGATCTAAAGTATTAAATGATTCAATTCGAAAAAATCTTGATTATTTAACTAAAAAATATCAAATTATACATTTAACAGGAAAAGGTCATTTAGATGATTCAATTCAAAAAGAAGGATACGTTCAATACGAATTTGTATCGACAGAATTAATGCATTTTTACGCTATTACAGATACTGTAATAAGTAGAGCTGGTGCAAATGCAATATACGAATTTGCTACTTTAAAAATTCCGATGCTCCTT encodes the following:
- a CDS encoding lysophospholipid acyltransferase family protein, with protein sequence MLRMARTVGYIIGYAALVSTQLSKVKEKKYQIDDVRKQDEMIHLYAKRWAKTILKSAGVKVHLTGNTKSFDEPVLYVSNHEGNFDIPVLIYHLPQPFGFISKKEVEKIPFLKPWMEEMNCIYLDRSNRRASLQMIKDGINKLKEQHSLLIFPQGSRSKGKEMKEFKAGSLKLAKSAKVKIVPIAIYGTSNIMEAYQSKRMLPGDVYVHILDPIEPTIFENKTMQEVSHFVQEKISNKVQLLKENEHDKN
- a CDS encoding DegV family protein — translated: MTKIKLVVDSTTDLSQEYLNEHEVTVVPLNIVIDGVTYEDQVDISSSEFLEKMRESKNLPKTSQPAIGKIVEAYDELGKDGSEVISIHMTSGLSGTFSAAQQAANMTDTKVTVIDSQFISLAYGFQIEEIVDMISKGFTTEEIVKEQEKIKSNLRLFVVIGSIENLVKGGRIGKAKGLLGSLMHIKPIGEVINGKIEMLHNARTQNAIIKFLMKELDAFLETKEIIKIGIADANAEQLMNKLMSTIKDKKNIQNFHTTVTTPVVTTHTGEGAIGVFFYGK
- the msrB gene encoding peptide-methionine (R)-S-oxide reductase MsrB encodes the protein MLKKNKDELNEMEFLVTQQNGTEPPFQNEYWNHFDKGIYVDKLSGKPLFTSEEKFESDCGWPSFSKALNDDEIIELVDKTHGMIRTEVRSEDSDSHLGHIFNDGPKETGGLRYCINSAAVQFIPYEKLEELGYGDLVHHFN
- a CDS encoding GNAT family N-acetyltransferase produces the protein MRKATRTDIKYINNLTDMAKTIMKNDQNPQWDDQYPTEKDFYNDIDNGHLYLYEIDDQVVGYVCINQEQANWYNQFDWPVSRHNAFVIHRMATDPSYKGVAQILMQFAIDQAKEAEAHIILTDTFSLNKRAQNLFKKFDFQWIGEYETDEFPFNKNAPFYAYYKLIDYKENK
- a CDS encoding YpmS family protein: MESKEWMNHRYWFYAFILLIILILVAIIYVFTSISDSSSHHNIHDSQTNKDFTISMKNDELQSLMNASLDEYNVKTKITKKTLTFDTTTEILGKDIDVSLKTKPIKENRNTIKFDIKSINIGKLNISNPFILSQIKKFSDLPQYIDISPKDESIYLSLDKLDIDNVKSVQIQKLDISSEKWYFDIKLK
- a CDS encoding YozE family protein, whose product is MKQYSFYQYALTKRNENSEIGKLADSIFSDLSFPKFTNDYHTLSDYLETEAMYTQSMSIFDELFDSYEEWLKF
- a CDS encoding undecaprenyldiphospho-muramoylpentapeptide beta-N-acetylglucosaminyltransferase encodes the protein MKKIAFTGGGTIGHVAVNLALIPEAKKRNIETIYIGSKNGIEREMITESAKDTKYISISSGKLRRYLSFENLKDIFKVLKGVLDARKALKKEKPDLVFSKGGFVSVPVIIAAKSLKIPTIIHESDVTPGLANKIAMKFAHKMYTTFEETLKYVPNEKSDYIGAIIREDLLAGSREEGYKLTGFNSELPVLLVMGGSLGSKVLNDSIRKNLDYLTKKYQIIHLTGKGHLDDSIQKEGYVQYEFVSTELMHFYAITDTVISRAGANAIYEFATLKIPMLLIPLGLDQSRGDQIDNAKIFEKNGYAKVLQENEVNQSNLVRKLDQLENEREQLIENMSHFKESYTKETLFNKIESDIK
- a CDS encoding thymidylate synthase, with product MNNFDKAYHDLCNKVLKEGDSKDDRTGTGTISIFGHQMRFDLSEGFPLLTTKKVSFKLIATELLWFIKGDTNIRYLLQYKNNIWNEWAFKKWIESDEYKGPDMTDFGRRSLVDDQFNEQYKEQLTIFKDKILNDDTFMEKFGDLGNVYGKQWRDWKDINGQRFDQLQTLIDNIKTNPNSRRHIISAWNPTEIDTMALPPCHTLFQFYVKDGKLSCQLYQRSADIFLGVPFNIASYSLLTHLIAKECNLEVGEFVHTFGDAHIYKNHIDAIEEQLSRDSFAAPRLEINTDKSLFDIDYEDLEIKDYQSHPSIKAPIAV
- a CDS encoding dihydrofolate reductase, with amino-acid sequence MKSIIVCHDQNRVIGLNNKMPWHLPNDLKRLKALTTGNTIVMGRKTFDSLGKPLPNRRNVVLTSNKSFQHDGVDVIHSLEEIDQLDGHIFIFGGQGLYEQMMDRVDDMYVTVIEDKFQGDAFFPPYNFNEWSVISSEAGELDEKNKLPHTFMHLERK
- a CDS encoding PTS glucose transporter subunit IIA yields the protein MFKKLFGGNKAKDTNVEVYAPISGEYVAIEDIPDPVFAQKMMGEGFGIKPTEGLVVAPFDGEIVNVFKPSNHAIGIKAANGLEVLIHVGLETVQLGGEGFEALVNTGDVVSKGDELLKFDIEKIDSKVKSIISPVIITNTDDAEDVNIEALETLVKGETKAIDVKMK
- the msrA gene encoding peptide-methionine (S)-S-oxide reductase MsrA, whose translation is MAYATLAGGCFWCLVKPFNEYPGIIKVTSGYSGGHVENPTYEEVCTNQTGHVEAVQIEFDEEETDFDAILDIYFKTFDPTDNKGQFFDRGESYEPVIFYHDDRQREIALNKINQLNEQEIFDKPVITPVKPYKNFYPAEEHHQDYYLKNPAHYQGYQQGSGRKSFIEKHWGN
- a CDS encoding S41 family peptidase is translated as MSLFKNKKSRQITMPLYKLLLILFVTVLLTSVVTFASYKFGLYFGNDQQKSLNKIEEAYKQINNDYYKDVDDDKLTQGAIDGMVKSLDDPYSEYISSKDTTTYNEEISGDFVGIGAEMEVHNGYVRITSPMKDSPAEKAGIKPLDVVTKVNNKSIKNKSLNEIVSKVRGKKGTTVTLTIQREGKEPFDVKIKRDKIHVKSVFYTKKKDTAVIEISKFQNKTTKELKDAIKQAQKDKVKHVVLDLRNNPGGLLDEVVTSVNLFVAKDKPVIYLETKGDKPQAVNTENDKMSGIDDMKYSVLVNKGSASAAEIFAGALQDYKIADVLGTTTFGKGIGQVHKEFKDSSILKYTNMRWLTPNKSYIHKKGIKPDKEINAPKYEGIEVIDPSKTYQLGNKSKEVKSIKIGLSALGYNSSNENETFDKDLEDNVKAFQSDNKLEANGIFTDNTTKKFINLLRKKIQKEDTQLDETIKYIHK